The Sphingomicrobium aestuariivivum DNA window CGTTACCGCCTTCGTCGAGAAGAGCTGCAAGGACACCGCCGTGCACAAAGACGAGGCCTCGGGCCGCGTCGCCATCGCGACGACGAGCAGCAAGGACATGGACGCCATCTCCAAGAAATTCGCCGCCAAGGGATTTACCTACTAAGCCATGCTGAAGATCGAAAACCTCCACGTCGCGACCGGCGACAAGCCCATCCTCAAGGGCCTCGACCTCACCGTACCCGCGGGCGAAGTCCATGCCATCATGGGCCCCAATGGCGCGGGCAAGTCGACGCTCGCCTATGCGCTCGGCGGCCGCCCCGGCTATGACGTGACCGGCGGCAGCGCCGACTTCGGCGGCAAGGACCTCCTCGACATGGAGCCGCACGAGCGCGCCGCCGCGGGCCTCTTCCTCGGCTTCCAATATCCGGTCGAGATCCCCGGCGTCTCGATGCTCCAGTTCCTGCGCGAGAGCCTCAACGCCCAGCGCCGCGAGCGCGGCGAAGAGGAACTGTCGGGCGCCGAGTTCATCAAGCTCGCGAAAGAGCAGTCGTCCGCCCTCGGGCTGCCTGCCGACATGCTCAAGCGCCCCGTCAACGTCGGCTTCTCGGGCGGCGAGAAGAAGCGTGCCGAGATGGTCCAGATGGGCATCATGCAGCCGAAGTTCGCCATCCTCGACGAGACCGACAGCGGCCTCGACATCGACGCATTGAAAGCCGTCGGCGAGGGCATCAACCGCATCATGCGCGCACCCGACAAGGGCGTGCTCCTCATCACCCACTACCAGCGCCTCTTGGACTATGTGCAGCCCGACAGGGTGCACGTCCTGTCGGCCGGCCGGATCGTCAAATCGGGCGGCCCCGACCTCGCACTCCAGCTCGAGCGCGAAGGCTATGCCGAGGTGGTGGCCTAAGCATGACCGCCCCGCTCCCCACCCGCGCCGACGAGGCCTATCGCTACGCCGATATCAAGGCGCTGGGCGAGGTCTGGGACGACCTTTCGGCCCCCGAGGCGATCGAAATTGCTGCGCACAAAAAGTTGCAGCAAATCTGGATGCCGAGCGGCGATGCGATCGACGTGAAGCGCGCCGCCGTGACCATCGCCGAGGGCGCGACCTTCGACCTCTATGCGCTCAATTGCGCCGACCGCTACGGCCGCATCGAGCTCGACGTGACACTGCACGAGGGCTCGGATTTCACCTTCCACGCCGCCAATGTCGGCAGCGGTGACGCGACGCTCGAGGTCGTCACCTTCGTGCGCCACATCGCCCCCGGCGCGACTTCGACCCAGACGGTCCGCACGGTGCTGGGCGGCAAGGCCACCGGCACCTATCTCGGGCAGGTCGCGGTCGCGCGCGAGGCGCAGAAGACCGAGAGCGAGCAGGACGTGAAGGCCATGCTCCTGAGCCGCGAGGCCACCGCCAACGCCAAGCCCGAACTCGAGATCTTCGCCGACGACGTCGCCTGCGCGCATGGCGCGACGGTCGGCGAACTCGACGCGATGCAGCTCTTCTACGCGCAGGCCCGCGGCCTCTCGCCCGAAGATGCCAAGGCGCTGCTCCTCGAAGGTTTTATCGGCGGCTTGTGGGACGAGCTTGGCGAAGAGGCGGACATCGCCACCCTCGCCCGCACGAAATTGCGCGAGCTGACGCGATGAACGCCCACGCCGCCATCCCCACCGACCTGCGCGCCCGGTTTCCGGGGCTCGGCGGGTGGCACTATCTCGACAGTGCCGCGACCGCTCAAAAACCGCAGGCGGTGATCGACGCCATCGCCGAGGGCTACGGCCCGCGCTACGCCACCGTGCATCGCGGCGTCTATGATCGCTCGGCGGCGATGACGCGCGCCTATGAAGCCGCGCGTAGCCGCCTCGCCACCTTCCTTGGCGGCAAGGCGGAGGAAGTGGTGTTCACCCGCGGTGCGACCGAGGCGATCAACCTCGTTGCCGCCAGCTGGGGCCGCGCCAACATCGGTGCGGACGACGCGATCCTCCTCTCGCGCCTCGAGCATCATTCGAACATCGTGCCGTGGCAGATGCTGGCGCTCGAAACGGGTGCCGAGATCCGCGTCGCCGACATCACCGGTGACGGCCGCATCGATCTCGACGACGTCCGCGCCAAGCTTGACGGCAAGGTCAAGCTGGTCGCGCTCTCGCACCTCTCCAACGTCACCGGCGCGCTGCTCGACGCCCCCGAGATCGCCGCGATGGCGCAGAACGCGGGTGCCAAATTCCTCCTCGACGGCTGCCAGGCCGCGCCGCGCCTGCCCGTCGATGTCGCCGCCTTGGGTTGCGATTTCTACGTGGCCTCCGCGCACAAGATGTACGGCCCGACCGGCATCGGCGCGCTCTGGGCAAAGGGCGAAATCCTCGATGCCATGCCCCCCTATCAGGGCGGCGGCTCGATGATCGACCGCGTCTCTTTCGAAAAGGGCACCACCTACGCCCCCGCGCCCACCCGCTTCGAGGCGGGCACCCCGCATATCGTCGGCGCGCTCGGCCTCCATGCCGCCTGCGACTGGATCGACGGCATCGGGCGCGAGGCCATCGCCGCCCATGAGAATGCCCTCGTCGCCGCGACCCTCGAGGCCCTTCGCGGCATCAACGACCTGCGCCTTTACGGCCCGGCCGACGCGCATGGCATCGTCAGCTTCAACATGGGCGACATCCATGCCCATGACGTCGCCACCATCCTTGACGATGCGGGCGTCGCCGTGCGCGCGGGCCACCATTGCTGCCAGCCGCTGATGGACCGCCTCGGCGTGCCCGCCACCGTGCGCGCGAGCTTTGCCGCCCATTCGGACATGGGCGATGTCGACGCCCTCCTCGAGGGCCTTCAGAAAGTGAAACGGATTTTCGGATAATGAGCGAGCGCAAGATCACCGTGGAAGAAGTCGACGCCGTCGAGAAACCGCCCCGCGCCCGCGTCGGCGAGACCCCGATGCAGCCCGCAAGCGCGCCTGAATCCGACGGCGCGAAGCTCGAGCGCAAGCGCGACTATCTCGAAGGCTTCCTCAACGCCGAAAAGGCTGCACCCGACAGCGCCGAGGAAGTGAAGGCCGCCATCGTCGAGGCGCTGCAGTCGATCTACGACCCCGAGATCCCCGTCGACATCTACAATCTCGGCCTCATCTATGGCGTCGAGGTGACCGAGGACGGCGATGCCACCGTGACCATGACGCTGACGACCCCGCACTGCCCCGTCGCCGAGACGATGCCGGGCGAGGTCGAGGTGCGCACGCTGAGCGTGCCCGGCGTGCGCGATGCCGAGGTGAAGCTCGTCTGGGACCCGCCGTGGGACCCCTCGAAAATGTCGGACGAGGCGCGCCTCGAACTGGGGATGCTGTGATGACCGAAACCCGCACCCGCCCCGCCGCCATCACCCTGACGCCGGCCGCCGAACAGCGGATCGCCGACCTCATGGGGCAGGCGCCCGCCGATGCCATCGGCGTCAAGCTCTCGACCCCGCGCCGCGGCTGTTCGGGGCTGGCCTATTCGGTCGATTACGTCACCGAGGAATCCACCTTCGATGAAAAGATCGAGACCCCCGGCGGCATCTTCTATGTCGACGGCGCGAGCGTGCTCTACCTCGTCGGCAGCGTGATGGACTGGAAGGAAGACGATTTCGCCGCGGGCTTCGTCTTCGACAATCCCAACGCCAAGGGTGCCTGCGGCTGCGGCGAGAGTTTTACCGTCTGAGCGGCTGATGGTAGGATGGCGCGGCCGACAGGAGACGCGTCATGAAGTTCTTCATCCTCCTCCCCGCCCTCGCGCTGACCGGCGCCAGCCAGCCGGTACTCGAGATCTATCCCGACACGCATATCGAGGTGAGCCCGCGCGAGCCCTCGCCCGACATCCCGTCCTGCGCGCTGGACCGCCTCGCCGGCGAAGAGCCGGTGGTCGTGGAAAAGCGTGACCTCGGCGACCTGCCGCCGGCCGACGCCTATATGGCGGTCTGGCGCACCGATGCCGAGGGCTGCGCCGATCCGCTCACCGCCAGCGCTTATCGCGACCGCTAGAAGTCGAGGCTGTAGCGGATCGCGCCGCCGAGGTCCGCGTCGGCATCGCCGACGTGGCCCGGCTGGCTGCGGCGATAGGCGTTGGCGCTGAGCCAGCCGCCCGCCAGCGCACGGCCGTAACCGACTTCCGCGACCCATTCGCGTCCCGAAGGTGACAGGCTGAAGCGCCGGTCGCCGAAGGTCGCGGTCTCGCTGGCATAGTCCCACGCGGTCGGCAGCCACAGGTCGAACCCGCCCGCCTCGACGCGCAGCGGCTGGGCGAGGCGCAAGGCGAGCCGGTCGCCGCCGCTGAAGACGCCATTCGAGGCGATGGTCGCGCCATAGGCGCTGGTCTCGAGCGCGCCGCCCGCAAAATCGGTCCAGCCGCGCCGTGCCTCGACCGACAGGTCGAGCGGCCCGAGGCTGCGCGACAGGCGGGCATCGAGGAAGCGGCTGCGCGCCCCCTCCCCCCCGCCGAGCCAGGACGCGACGCGCGCCCCGAGCAGGGTCTCGCTTTCGTCGACCTGGGTGAGTTTCACCCCCGCAGTGGCAAGGCCGCCGAGATCGCCCGACAGGCCGAGCGACCAGCTGGCATAGGCGCTTTCCCGCTCGCCCGCGCCGTCGCGGCTCCACACCGCGCCGCGGTCCACGCCAAGGCTCAGCGTCACCGCGCCCATGTCGCGGCTCAGCGCGACCGCTTCGCCCGCCACGGCGGCGAACCCGCGATCCTCGCGGCGCGCGGCGAGCCAATCACCCTCGGCCACGCCCTCGAGCTGGCGCTGCATGGCGCCTGCCCCTTGCGCGAAGCCGAGCGCGACGGCGGTTCGATCATCGATCCGTGCCACCATCCGCGCGGCCAGCAGGCGCGCTTCCTCGCGCTCGGCGCCGACAAGGCCGAGCGGCTCGGCGTTGATGTCGCCGCGCGCCACCGTGTCGGTGCGCGGCTCGATGGTCATCGCCAGCGCGACGGGACCGGCAGCGACCGTCTCGCTGCGCTGCGCGGCACCCGCCAGCGCGCGGCCGAGCGGACGCTCGCCGGGCGCACGGGCCAGTGTCGCGGTCGGATCGAAGGCATATGCGCGGTCATAGCGGTCGGTCACCAACGTGCCCTGTCCGCCGGGCGCATCGGGGCCGCCGCCATCGCCCGCCGCGGCGGGGAGCCCGCCATTGTCGTCGATCGACACGACCATGCCGGTGCCGGCAAGACTGGTCTGTCCCTGCGGCGCGAAGGCCGCCGTGATGTTGAGCCGCCCGTTGCCATAATCGCCGTCGACCCCCGCGGCGCCGAGGTCGTCGGCGCTGTTGAAGAGGATTTCGACGATTTCGCGACCGCTGAGGTTGGGAAAGGCCTGCGCCATCAGCGCGACGGCGCCCGAGATGACGGGGGCCGAGAAGCTGGTCCCCGACCACAGATATTCCTGCCCCGTATGATCGGGCGCGCGCACCCGCGTGCCGAGCGCGGCGAGATAATGGTCCGCGCTCGAGCCCGCATGGTTCGAATAGTCGGCAAGGACGTTTTCATCGAGGCCGTAGCCGCTCGAACTGCCGAGCGCGCCGGCGATGATCACCAGCCCCGGCGCAAGGTCGGCCATCGCCGAGGCGAGCACGTCAGGCTGCGCGCCGAGCCTCGGGTCCTCGCCGTCATTGCCCGCCGAGACGACGATGACGACGCCTGCCGCCGCCGCACCCCGCACCGCTTCCTGCAGCGTGCGGCCCGGATCGCCGCCGCCGAGCGAGATGTTGATGACCCGCGCCCCGCCCGCGACCGCGGCGTCGATGCCATTGGCGATGGCGCTGTCCGAGATGAGGCAGCCATCGGTATCGGCGCAGCTGCCGGGATCGTCGGCGCGGAAGGCGAGGATGGTCGCTTCATAGGCCACCCCCATGGTGTCACTGCCATCGCGCGCGGCCGCCGCGACCGCGGTCACCGCGGTGCCATGACCGTCGACGTCATTGACGCTGGAATTGCCCGCCACGTCGCGGCTGAGGTCCGACACGCGGCCCGCGAAGGCGGACAGCGAAGGATTGATACCGGTGTCGATGACGGCAAGGCCGATGCCCTCGCCGCTCGCACCCGCTTCATAGGCGCCGATCGCCTGCGTCGCCCCGAGATAGGTGGAGGCGCGATATTCGGCGGTGTCGAAGTCGACCGTGGGATCGGGCGCGGGAGCGGGCGCCGGTGCCGGTTCGGGCGGCGGGCTGGCGTCATTGTTCGACGAGGGCGGCGGCAGCGGGGTCGAGCGCGGCGGGCTCGAGCCACCGCAGGCCGCCAGCGCGAACGCCAGTGCCACGATGCTCGTCGTCCCCAGACCCCGCTTCAATTCACGCCCTCCGCTCATACGCTAACCCGTTCCAAACAGTGAGAAATCTCAGGCCTTATAGTAAAGGAAAACTTACGCTTTGCTGAAAGACGGACCAAAAGCTAGACGGGGGCCATGGATCCCCGCCTCTCCCATGTCCGCGACTGGATTTTCGATCTCGACAATACGCTCTATCCGGCGTCGAGCGGGCTGTTCCGCCATGTCGATCGCCGCATGACCGCCTATATCGCGCGCCTCCTCGAGGTCGATCATGACGAAGCCTATCGCATCCAGAAAGGCTATTTCCACGGCCATGGCACGACGCTGGCGGGGCTGATGGCTGAGCATGGGGTCGACCCGCACCATTTCCTCGAGGACGTGCACGACATTCCGTTGGAGGACCTCACCCCCGACCCGCGCATCGTCGAGGGCATCGCGGGCCTGCCGGGCCGCGCATTCATCTACACCAATGGCGATGCGCCTTATGCGACCCGCGTGCTCGAACGGCTCGGGCTGCACAGCCATTTCGTCCATGTCCACGACATCCATGCCACCGCCTATCGCCCCAAGCCCGAGCGGCACGGCTACGAGCTGCTGCTTGGCCAGTTCGACATCGACCCCGCCGCCGCGGTGATGGTCGAGGACATGGCCAAGAACCTGAAGCCCGCCAAGGAGCTCGGGCTGACCACCGTGTGGGTCGACAATGGCTCCGAACAGGCGCAAGAAGCGCCCGAAACGGCGCATGTCGACATCGCCATCGGCGATGTCGGCGTCTGGCTGCAATCGCTTAGGCAAGGGGAACAGGGATGAGCATCGAGCGCGAGATCGAACAGGGTTGGGACCGCCGCGACAGCGTGAGCGCATCGGACGAGGCGCTCGCCGAGGCCGTCAAGGAAGCCATCCTGATGCTCGATCGCGGCGAAGCCCGCGTCGCCGAGCCCGACGGAAACGGCGGCTGGCGCGTCAACCAGTGGCTCAAGAAGGCGGTGCTCCTTTCCTTCCGCCTCAACCCGATGCAGACGATCCCCGGCGGCCCCGGCGGCGCGCCCTGGTGGGACAAGGTCGATTCCAAGTTCCTCGGCTGGGGCGAGGACGCCTTCAAGCAGGCGGGCTTTCGCGCCGTGCCGGGCGCCATCGTGCGCCGCGGCGCGCATGTCGCCAAGAATGCCGTCCTCATGCCGAGCTTCGTCAACATCGGCGCTTATGTCGGCGAAGGCGCGATGATCGACACCTGGGCCACCGTCGGCTCTTGCGCGCAGATCGGCCGCAACGTCCACCTCTCGGGCGGCGCGGGCATCGGCGGCGTGCTCGAACCCTTGCAGGCCAATCCCGTGATCATCGAGGACGACTGCTTCATCGGCGCCCGCTCGGAAGTCGCCGAGGGCGTCATCGTCGAAAAGGGCGCGGTCCTGTCGATGGGCGTGTTCATCTCGGCCTCGACCAAGATCGTCGAGCGCCACACCGGCAAGGTCCATTACGGCCGCGTGCCGGCCTATTCGGTCGTCGTCCCCGGCACCCTGCCCGGCCGCGACGGCGGGCCAAGCCTCGCCTGCGCCGTGATCGTCAAGACGGTCGACGAGAAAACGCGAAGCAAGACCTCGATCAACGATCTGCTCAGGGACTAAGTCGTCGCCCCAGCGAAGGCTGGGGCTCATGCCATTGCGATAGTGCTCCGGGACATGGATCCCGGCCTGCGCCGGGATGACGCGTCTGGACTAGTCCAGCTCGGCGATGAGTCCCGCTGCCTCGGTGCCCGACCAGTCGAGGTCGCCGAGGTAGCGCCACACTTCCTTGCCGTCGGCGTCATAGAGCACCGTCGCCGGCATCACCGCGACGGGAAGCTCGGTCGAAAAGGCCATCTCGGGGTCCTGCCAGCGCTCGACATCGTCGAGACCCGCATCCTCGAGGAAGGCGGCGATCGAGGCGGGAGGTGCCATGTCCTGGCTCAGCGTCAGCACCGCGACATCGCCGCGGTTGGCAAGCTCGACCAGCGTCGGCAGCTCCTCGACGCACGGCGCGCACCAGCTCGCCCACAAATTGACCAGCAGCGGCTCGCCCGCCGCGACATCGGCCAGCGCCACCGTCTCGCCCTCGGGCGACAGGATGTCGATTGCGGGCATGGGCGCGCCGGCGTGGCTGCGATCGACGCCCGCCTCGCTGCCGATGACCGGTTCGTCGGTGACGGGCGCGTCGTTGCCGCAGGCGGCGAGCGATGTGAAAAGGAGCGCGGCTCCGAGGGTTTTCCAAGACATGTCGCTTACCTAGGGAGTTGGCAGCAGCGCGGCAATGCGGCATTGCGGCGGGGATGAAGCTTCGCCTTGCCCTTGTCCTCATGCCCGCCGCCGCGCTTGCCGCCTGCGGCGATGCCGGCCCGTTGAAGCCCGCCGTGGGCAGCGACCTGCCGCCGCGCCCCGCGCTGGCAAGCACCACGCCCGATGCAGATGATCTGTTAACCCCGCCGCCCTATGCGCGCCCCGAACGGATCGACGAGATCGTGCGCAAGTCGACACCGCGGCAGCCCGACCCGTTCGACCTGCCCCCGCCCGAAGGGGGCGCCGCTCCGCAACCCGATCCCGCGACCGATATCGACGAGGCGTCGAACGACCCCTCCGACATCATCGGCCCCGCGCCCGGTCCCGATACGCCCACCGACGTCCCGAACGACGAGGAAGACTGATGCCCAAACCCGTCAAATATGCCGTATTCCCCGTGGCCGGTCTCGGCACGCGGCTCCTGCCCGCGACCAAGACCATGCCCAAGGAGATGCTGACGATCGTCGATCGTCCGCTCATCCAATATGCGGTGGACGAGGCGCGCGAGGCCGGCATCGAACGGCTGGTGTTCGTCACCGGCCGCGGCAAGGCCAGCCTCGTCGACTATTTCGACATGGCCTACGAGCTCGAGAAGACGATGGAAGAGCGCGGCAAGTCCAAGGCCCCGCTCGCCCCCAGCCGCGCGGGGTTCGGCGAACTCCTGACGGTGCGTCAGCAGGAACCGCTCGGCCTCGGCCACGCCATCTGGTGCGCGCGCCACATCACCGGCGATGAACCCTTTGCGGTGCTCCTCCCCGACGACCTGATGGTCGGCAAGCCGGGCGCGCTCAAGCAGATGATGGCGGCTTATGAACAGCATGGCGGCAACATCGTCTGCGCGCAGGACGTGCCGCGCGAGAAGACCTCCAGCTACGGCATCGTCGAGCCCGGCGAGACCGCCAATGGCGCGACCGAGGTCAAGGGCATGGTTGAAAAGCCCAAGCCCGAGGATGCGCCTTCCACCCTCGGCATCGTCGGCCGCTACATCCTCCAGCCCGAGGTGATGGACGAGCTCTCCGCACATGAAAAAGGCGCGGGCGGCGAGATCCAGCTGACCGACGCGATGGCCAAGCTCATCGGCAAGCAGCCCTTCCACGCGGTCGCGGTCGACGCGGTCCGCCACGACTGCGGGACCAAGGCGGGCTTTGCCCTCGCCAACCTCGCCCTCGGCATGGACGACCCCGAGGTCGCGCCGAAGCTCAAGGAATGGATGGCCGCAAACGGCTGAAGCTAGGCTTCCAGTTCCACATCCCAGTAGAGATAATCGCGCCAGCTCTCGTGGAGGTGATTGGGCGGAAAGCCCTTGCCATGCTCCTGCAGCTGCCAGCTCGTCGGGCGGATCGGTTCGCCCGTCAGCAGCGGCATGTGCGCTTCGGCCGGCGTGCGCCCGCCCTTGCGCAAATTGCACGGCGCGCAGGCGGTGGCGACATTCTCCCAGCTCGTCCGCCCGCCCTGCCGGCGCGGCACGACATGGTCGAAGGTCAATTCCTTGCCCGACCCGCAATAGACGCAGGAGAACTTGTCCCGCAGGAACAGGTTGAACCGCGT harbors:
- the sufC gene encoding Fe-S cluster assembly ATPase SufC — protein: MLKIENLHVATGDKPILKGLDLTVPAGEVHAIMGPNGAGKSTLAYALGGRPGYDVTGGSADFGGKDLLDMEPHERAAAGLFLGFQYPVEIPGVSMLQFLRESLNAQRRERGEEELSGAEFIKLAKEQSSALGLPADMLKRPVNVGFSGGEKKRAEMVQMGIMQPKFAILDETDSGLDIDALKAVGEGINRIMRAPDKGVLLITHYQRLLDYVQPDRVHVLSAGRIVKSGGPDLALQLEREGYAEVVA
- a CDS encoding SufD family Fe-S cluster assembly protein; its protein translation is MTAPLPTRADEAYRYADIKALGEVWDDLSAPEAIEIAAHKKLQQIWMPSGDAIDVKRAAVTIAEGATFDLYALNCADRYGRIELDVTLHEGSDFTFHAANVGSGDATLEVVTFVRHIAPGATSTQTVRTVLGGKATGTYLGQVAVAREAQKTESEQDVKAMLLSREATANAKPELEIFADDVACAHGATVGELDAMQLFYAQARGLSPEDAKALLLEGFIGGLWDELGEEADIATLARTKLRELTR
- a CDS encoding SufS family cysteine desulfurase, giving the protein MNAHAAIPTDLRARFPGLGGWHYLDSAATAQKPQAVIDAIAEGYGPRYATVHRGVYDRSAAMTRAYEAARSRLATFLGGKAEEVVFTRGATEAINLVAASWGRANIGADDAILLSRLEHHSNIVPWQMLALETGAEIRVADITGDGRIDLDDVRAKLDGKVKLVALSHLSNVTGALLDAPEIAAMAQNAGAKFLLDGCQAAPRLPVDVAALGCDFYVASAHKMYGPTGIGALWAKGEILDAMPPYQGGGSMIDRVSFEKGTTYAPAPTRFEAGTPHIVGALGLHAACDWIDGIGREAIAAHENALVAATLEALRGINDLRLYGPADAHGIVSFNMGDIHAHDVATILDDAGVAVRAGHHCCQPLMDRLGVPATVRASFAAHSDMGDVDALLEGLQKVKRIFG
- a CDS encoding SUF system Fe-S cluster assembly protein, which translates into the protein MMSERKITVEEVDAVEKPPRARVGETPMQPASAPESDGAKLERKRDYLEGFLNAEKAAPDSAEEVKAAIVEALQSIYDPEIPVDIYNLGLIYGVEVTEDGDATVTMTLTTPHCPVAETMPGEVEVRTLSVPGVRDAEVKLVWDPPWDPSKMSDEARLELGML
- a CDS encoding HesB/IscA family protein; translation: MTETRTRPAAITLTPAAEQRIADLMGQAPADAIGVKLSTPRRGCSGLAYSVDYVTEESTFDEKIETPGGIFYVDGASVLYLVGSVMDWKEDDFAAGFVFDNPNAKGACGCGESFTV
- a CDS encoding S8 family peptidase, encoding MALAFALAACGGSSPPRSTPLPPPSSNNDASPPPEPAPAPAPAPDPTVDFDTAEYRASTYLGATQAIGAYEAGASGEGIGLAVIDTGINPSLSAFAGRVSDLSRDVAGNSSVNDVDGHGTAVTAVAAAARDGSDTMGVAYEATILAFRADDPGSCADTDGCLISDSAIANGIDAAVAGGARVINISLGGGDPGRTLQEAVRGAAAAGVVIVVSAGNDGEDPRLGAQPDVLASAMADLAPGLVIIAGALGSSSGYGLDENVLADYSNHAGSSADHYLAALGTRVRAPDHTGQEYLWSGTSFSAPVISGAVALMAQAFPNLSGREIVEILFNSADDLGAAGVDGDYGNGRLNITAAFAPQGQTSLAGTGMVVSIDDNGGLPAAAGDGGGPDAPGGQGTLVTDRYDRAYAFDPTATLARAPGERPLGRALAGAAQRSETVAAGPVALAMTIEPRTDTVARGDINAEPLGLVGAEREEARLLAARMVARIDDRTAVALGFAQGAGAMQRQLEGVAEGDWLAARREDRGFAAVAGEAVALSRDMGAVTLSLGVDRGAVWSRDGAGERESAYASWSLGLSGDLGGLATAGVKLTQVDESETLLGARVASWLGGGEGARSRFLDARLSRSLGPLDLSVEARRGWTDFAGGALETSAYGATIASNGVFSGGDRLALRLAQPLRVEAGGFDLWLPTAWDYASETATFGDRRFSLSPSGREWVAEVGYGRALAGGWLSANAYRRSQPGHVGDADADLGGAIRYSLDF
- a CDS encoding pyrimidine 5'-nucleotidase, whose protein sequence is MDPRLSHVRDWIFDLDNTLYPASSGLFRHVDRRMTAYIARLLEVDHDEAYRIQKGYFHGHGTTLAGLMAEHGVDPHHFLEDVHDIPLEDLTPDPRIVEGIAGLPGRAFIYTNGDAPYATRVLERLGLHSHFVHVHDIHATAYRPKPERHGYELLLGQFDIDPAAAVMVEDMAKNLKPAKELGLTTVWVDNGSEQAQEAPETAHVDIAIGDVGVWLQSLRQGEQG
- the dapD gene encoding 2,3,4,5-tetrahydropyridine-2,6-dicarboxylate N-succinyltransferase, giving the protein MSIEREIEQGWDRRDSVSASDEALAEAVKEAILMLDRGEARVAEPDGNGGWRVNQWLKKAVLLSFRLNPMQTIPGGPGGAPWWDKVDSKFLGWGEDAFKQAGFRAVPGAIVRRGAHVAKNAVLMPSFVNIGAYVGEGAMIDTWATVGSCAQIGRNVHLSGGAGIGGVLEPLQANPVIIEDDCFIGARSEVAEGVIVEKGAVLSMGVFISASTKIVERHTGKVHYGRVPAYSVVVPGTLPGRDGGPSLACAVIVKTVDEKTRSKTSINDLLRD
- a CDS encoding TlpA family protein disulfide reductase; this encodes MSWKTLGAALLFTSLAACGNDAPVTDEPVIGSEAGVDRSHAGAPMPAIDILSPEGETVALADVAAGEPLLVNLWASWCAPCVEELPTLVELANRGDVAVLTLSQDMAPPASIAAFLEDAGLDDVERWQDPEMAFSTELPVAVMPATVLYDADGKEVWRYLGDLDWSGTEAAGLIAELD
- a CDS encoding UTP--glucose-1-phosphate uridylyltransferase, whose protein sequence is MPKPVKYAVFPVAGLGTRLLPATKTMPKEMLTIVDRPLIQYAVDEAREAGIERLVFVTGRGKASLVDYFDMAYELEKTMEERGKSKAPLAPSRAGFGELLTVRQQEPLGLGHAIWCARHITGDEPFAVLLPDDLMVGKPGALKQMMAAYEQHGGNIVCAQDVPREKTSSYGIVEPGETANGATEVKGMVEKPKPEDAPSTLGIVGRYILQPEVMDELSAHEKGAGGEIQLTDAMAKLIGKQPFHAVAVDAVRHDCGTKAGFALANLALGMDDPEVAPKLKEWMAANG
- a CDS encoding HNH endonuclease, encoding MHHHPDLTRHPDSCPCLVLNADYTPLSYYPLSLWPWQTAVKAMFLERVDIVDHYERTVHSPSCDIKLPSVIALRQYVKPNEYPAFTRFNLFLRDKFSCVYCGSGKELTFDHVVPRRQGGRTSWENVATACAPCNLRKGGRTPAEAHMPLLTGEPIRPTSWQLQEHGKGFPPNHLHESWRDYLYWDVELEA